In Shewanella sp. MR-4, the genomic stretch AGGTTTTACGCACCGAGAAACCGCTCTAAATCAAAGTAGCAGAAGGATAATAAAAGAAGACTTACAGGGCAACTCCAAAGGAGGTATCTCGGAGTTTGTGGTGTTATAGATATCCTAAAATCTGCCGAGATATGAGGACATTGGCTGGTAATGTGAGATTAATCGTGTACACCGACTCATGCGACTAGTAGGACTGAAAGTATAAGTTGAAATCGGAAACCACGTGCTCATGCAGGTGAACGGCATGTAATCGCCAAATCGTTTAGCGGCAATGTATCCCAGAGGCTCCCGATATGGTTAGAGGTAATCGATATTTATAACATCAAAATACATGAAGGTTGGTTTTATCTTGGAAGATTGATGGGTAAAAGAATAGCTAAATCCCTGGTATTACAGCGTTTTTAATGGCTATATGGTGCGTTAAATCTACAGGTAAGATTACTTAATTGTAAACAATGAAACCAATATTCCCAGCCATGACTGGAGTGAACTTCTTACTGCACATGGATTGGAAGGCGCCATGAGACGACGTGGTAATTAGTATGATAATGCCGTAGTCTAGCAAATCCCCAGATAAATTCGATGGAATTCAAATAAGTAGACACGCATGATGCTGTTTGATCTAATTAATTTCGCCAAAAACCTACTAGATCCAACATCATGCGTGATATCGACATATTACACGATTTACTCAAAAAACAATGCCCTCAAATACATCAAAAACGCCTTAATTCTCTGATGGTTGCTACCGAGTCTTTACTCGATGGTAATCAACTCTCGTTAACCCAGTTAGGACGGAACATAACGGGGAATGTTGCACCAAAACACAATATCAAGCGCATTGACCGACTGCTCGGAAATTTACATGTTATCAAAGATAAGTTCGCTATTTATCAATGGCATGCACAATATCTCTGCGGCGCAAATCCGATGCCCATTATTCTTGTGGATTGGTCTGATGTACGCGAGCAACTGCGAATGATTACCTTACGCGCATCAATCAGTGTTAAAGGTCGCTCCATTACTTTGTACGAACGCACTTTTCTGTTTGAAGATTACAATGCTCCACGCAGTCATAACGCTTTCCTAGTTGAGCTTGCAAACGTATTGCCGCCAGGATGCTGCCCGCTCATCGTCACCGATGCAGGTTATCGCAATACTTGGTTTAGGGAAGTTGAGCGCCATGGCTGGTTTTGGCTAGGTAGAGTTCGCGGTGACGTCAGTTTTATGCTCAACGGCCAAACATCATGGCAGTCAAATAAATCCCTCTATCCTAAAGCGAATTCAACCGCGAAATACATAGGTAGTGTCAAGTTAGCACGCAAGTCTCCGCTACAATGTTACCTGCACTTGTTTAAAGCTAAACCTAAGCTGCGTAAGGATAAACGCTCTTCTAAGGCTGGACGAAATCACACCGCACAAAAGAGTTACAGCTTAGGAAGTAAAGAGCCTTGGCTACTCGCCACCAATCTACCTCCAGATTACTTTGGCCCTTCGAAGGTCGTCGATTTGTATGCTAAACGAATGCAAATTGAAGAAACCTTCCGCGATTTAAAAAGTCCGCAATATGGCATGGGCCTCAGACAAAGCCGCAGCCGTTGTCCAAAGCGATATGATGTATTGCTGCTCATCGCTATGCTCGCTGAAATCGTGTTGTGGTGTATTGGGTTAGCGGCACAACACCTTGGATGGCAAAGATATTTTCAAGCCAATACCGTGAGAAAGCGGGCAGTGCTATCAATTGTTAGACTTGGAAAGGAAGTACGTAAAAGAGACAAATATCCGGTAAAGGAGACAATTTTTCGCTGGGCATTAGTCGAATATATAAACTTAGTTCATGACGCTGGAAGACCTCAATTATGAGGGGATCCCCCAGTGCCGTAGTATAGAGCTTTTCCCTGTTATTAAAGCATGAAAAAATAATATAGAAGCTCTATTCTACAAGAGAAACGCCACAAAGAGTGATTTTTAAGTGCGTTGTTGCTAAACAAATTAGGCCACTAGTGAAATAATAGCTATTCAGGGCTGTTTTACATTCTCATTTAGGAAAACGATATTTTGTTTAAATTCTACAAAGGGAGTAAAAGTTATAGGTAACTGAATGAAATCACTGTTTTGGCTATGACTGTCCCAGGATTTATAATTGTTGAAGTTTGTACATAACGTGCTTCAA encodes the following:
- a CDS encoding IS4-like element ISShes5 family transposase, which encodes MRDIDILHDLLKKQCPQIHQKRLNSLMVATESLLDGNQLSLTQLGRNITGNVAPKHNIKRIDRLLGNLHVIKDKFAIYQWHAQYLCGANPMPIILVDWSDVREQLRMITLRASISVKGRSITLYERTFLFEDYNAPRSHNAFLVELANVLPPGCCPLIVTDAGYRNTWFREVERHGWFWLGRVRGDVSFMLNGQTSWQSNKSLYPKANSTAKYIGSVKLARKSPLQCYLHLFKAKPKLRKDKRSSKAGRNHTAQKSYSLGSKEPWLLATNLPPDYFGPSKVVDLYAKRMQIEETFRDLKSPQYGMGLRQSRSRCPKRYDVLLLIAMLAEIVLWCIGLAAQHLGWQRYFQANTVRKRAVLSIVRLGKEVRKRDKYPVKETIFRWALVEYINLVHDAGRPQL